The following are encoded together in the Leguminivora glycinivorella isolate SPB_JAAS2020 chromosome 18, LegGlyc_1.1, whole genome shotgun sequence genome:
- the LOC125235944 gene encoding protein ANTAGONIST OF LIKE HETEROCHROMATIN PROTEIN 1-like, which yields MSPSSFVLDAEAALLGLLFIVLKWKKAKASKQRKRRTVWCKQWLQKRDQLSHVNLLNELKIYPEDYRNYLRMDEKTYLKLLKTVSPYIEKQDTIMRNAISPHERLTVTLRFLATGRSYECLKFSAIISPQALGKIIPETCEAIYLALQKEYLQFPDSAEKWKDIAELFEERWNFPHCLGAIDGKHINIVPPADNGSYYYNYKKQHSMVLMAIVDAKYRFIYADFGTNGRISDGGVLQNTKFFEKLQNKTLKLPNSEILRNSSRCLPYVFVADDAFPLRNDMLKPYRQADLNSHQKKIFNYRLSRARRIVENAFGILASRFRIYHSAINVQPDNIEKIVMATCVLHNFLLEHIPSNYSPRKCFYQENTDNGTIISNGYNTTSSHMENFQRRNQGNVLSDAKRVRLEFETYFTMEGRVPWQDNFV from the exons ATGTCACCGTCGTCGTTTGTGCTTGATGCTGAGGCAGCACTGTTagggttattgtttattgtattAAAGTGGAAGAAAGCCAAAGCAAGCAAGCAACGAAAGCGCCGTACAGTGTGGTGTAAGCAATGGCTGCAAAAAAGAGATCAGCTCAGCCATGTCAATTTACTGAATGAGCTCAAAATATATCCGGAAGATTACCGAAATTATCTTAGAATGGATGAAAAGACGTATTTAAAGCTTTTAAAAACAGTTTCGCCCTACATTGAAAAGCAAGACACTATCATGAGAAACGCTATATCGCCTCACGAACGACTAACAGTTACATTGCGATTTCTGGCTACTGGAAGATCATACGAATGTCTTAAATTTTCTGCAATTATATCACCTCAAGCTCTTGGCAAAATTATACCAGAAACCTGTGAAGCCATTTATCTAGCTTTACAAAAGGAATATCTGCag ttcCCTGACTCAGCTGAAAAATGGAAAGATATAGCGGAATTATTTGAAGAGAGATGGAATTTTCCTCATTGCTTAGGTGCAATTGATGGCAAGCATATTAACATTGTGCCACCCGCAGACAACGGATCGTACtattataattacaaaaaaCAACACAGCATGGTGCTTATGGCAATAGTAGATGCTAAATACAGGTTTATATACGCAGATTTTGGTACTAATGGTAGAATATCTGATGGAGGTGTCTTACAGAATACTAAGTTTTTTGAAAAgttgcaaaataaaacattaaaacttCCAAATAGTGAAATTCTGAGGAATAGTTCAAGATGCCTACCATACGTTTTTGTTGCTGATGATGCATTCCCATTAAGAAATGATATGTTAAAGCCATATCGACAAGCAGATCTGAATTCccaccaaaaaaaaatattcaactaCAGGCTGTCTCGCGCCAGACGGATAGTTGAAAACGCTTTCGGTATTCTGGCTTCACGATTTAGAATATACCACTCTGCAATAAATGTTCAACCCGACAACATAGAAAAAATCGTTATGGCTACATGTGTCTTGCATAACTTTTTGTTAGAACACATACCGAGTAATTATTCGCCCCGGAAATGCTTTTATCAAGAAAATACTGACAATGGCACTATTATCAGCAACGGATATAACACAACTAGTAGTCATATGGAAAATTTTCAAAGACGAAACCAAGGAAATGTTTTAAGTGACGCAAAAAGAGTACGGCTGGAATTCGAAACTTATTTCACTATGGAAGGCAGAGTACCGTGGCAAGATAATTTTGTTTAG